From one Lolium rigidum isolate FL_2022 chromosome 4, APGP_CSIRO_Lrig_0.1, whole genome shotgun sequence genomic stretch:
- the LOC124647743 gene encoding uncharacterized protein LOC124647743, translating into MAAPPPNPGKGPKPRGFFPGDRLFASLAPYVSFVDYLSIRLVCPSWRFFCRRIGRAPPPFPWLMLPEPAPASPSAPAPVTVRRQFYDIPGGRPYAYDVPGEGYHRCVASSAYGWLVFVSVDAPRRLVLVNPISGARVVVSWPFGDKSPNARFHAALTSSPADRSAFFLVVATDRLVAYCRPGQQDQAWRTLRAPGFRYDAAGSDIVTVGAMVYLIDSRRKVWRADLGDPEPKVERRNTACPLPFPCEEGSMRHYLVESLWNVHLVVTDEHHARVALFRLDWDKRAWVAMDRVGGDRVLLLGRGCSAFVPPAAGRPPGMVLFAHQPSLSLADADVDGGVAAPAWFWSETRLNNGSDGPLVMKKKMNHREGAFTAGDSFWFFPAIDPDENAVRTS; encoded by the coding sequence atggcggcgccgccTCCCAATCCGGGGAAAGGCCCTAAGCCGAGGGGATTCTTCCCCGGCGACCGCCTCTTCGCCTCCCTCGCCCCCTACGTCAGCTTCGTCGACTACCTCAGCATCCGCCTCGTGTGCCCCTCGTGGCGCTTCTTCTGCCGCCGCAtcggccgcgcgccgccgcccttccCGTGGCTCATGCTCCCGGAGCCGGCCCCCGCCTCGCCCTCCGCGCCCGCGCCGGTCACCGTGCGCCGCCAGTTCTACGACATCCCGGGGGGCCGGCCCTACGCGTACGACGTCCCGGGGGAGGGCTACCACCGCTGCGTCGCGTCCTCCGCCTACGGGTGGCTCGTGTTCGTCTCCGTGGacgcgccgcgccgcctcgtgctcgTGAACCCCATCTCCGGCGCGCGGGTGGTCGTGTCCTGGCCGTTCGGGGACAAGTCCCCCAACGCGCGCTTCCACGCCGCGCTGACGTCCTCGCCTGCGGACCGCAGTgcgttcttcctcgtcgtcgccacGGACAGGCTCGTCGCCTACTGCCGCCCCGGGCAGCAGGACCAGGCGTGGCGCACCCTACGCGCCCCGGGGTTCCGCTACGACGCGGCTGGCAGCGACATCGTCACCGTCGGCGCCATGGTGTACCTGATCGACAGCAGGAGGAAGGTCTGGCGCGCGGACCTCGGCGATCCGGAGCCCAAGGTGGAGCGCAGGAACACGGCGTGCCCGCTCCCGTTCCCGTGCGAGGAGGGGAGCATGCGCCACTACCTCGTGGAGTCGCTCTGGAACGTCCACCTCGTGGTCACGGACGAGCACCACGCGCGCGTCGCGCTCTTCAGGCTGGACTGGGACAAGAGGGCGTGGGTGGCGATGGACCGCGTCGGCGGCGACCGCGTCCTGCTGCTGGGTCGCGGCTGCTCGGCCTTCGTGCCGCCGGCCGCTGGCCGTCCTCCTGGCATGGTGCTGTTCGCGCACCAGCCGTCGCTAAGTCTCGCTGACGCTGACGTGGACGGCGGCGTTGCTGCTCCTGCGTGGTTctggtcggagacgaggttgaacaacggGTCAGATGGTCCTCTGgtaatgaagaagaagatgaatcaCCGGGAAGGCGCCTTCACCGCCGGTGACTCCTTCTGGTTCTTCCCGGCCATTGATCCAGATGAAAACGCTGTGCGAACTAGCTAG